A stretch of DNA from Methanolinea mesophila:
CCTCCTTGTCCGTCCCTCCTCCCAGGAAGACCCGGAGCGTTATCATGAGGGGGGAGAAGAACCCGAAGAAACCCCACGTACGAGGGCGTATCGAAGGGTCCTTCATCCCGAGCCTCCATAATCGCATTCCGAGCTCGCTGACCATGTATACAGGAAAAATACCTCCGATACATATGAATTTATCGAACTCATGAGTTATATGGACCTGATTTTTAAAAAAACGGGATATCTGAATCGAATGACCTGATTCATGGAAACTGAGTTCTCCAAAAAAATTTAGGTCCCGGTCCGGACAAGTTATTTCCCGCGTTAGCTGGTAAGACGGCCCCTAAACCCCGCCCATGAAAAAATGAGAGTATGCCCTGTACAGGGCCAGGTCGGGAGATCTCTACGCCGCGGGAAGTTCGCCAGGCCTGAACTCATCACCCGACGTGGAGATATCCAGGAACGGCGAATCGGGAACTTCGCCCCCCTTCCCGAGACAGTCTCCGCAATAATAACGTGGTCGCTCTTCGGAACCGTTCTCCCGGCACATAAGCACATAGATCTTCGTCCAGGATCCGCACTGCTCGCAGCAGCCAAGGATGGTGTGTATTGTCAATTAACCCCCCCGGGTAAAACACAGATATACCGATGCCAGCATAAATGTTTTGAAATCAAAGTAATTAAATAAAAAACGGATTTTCGGACCTGATTTTACGTCTAACGGTAAAATTCTTCAGAATTAGAGCGCGGCGAAAAAATGGTTGTCCCGGGTGCTCCAGGCCCGGAAAGGAATTGACGCGACATTTCCTGTGCGCGGGCTACCAGAGCTTCGGGAAGGCGATCTTCCAGGGGAACGGGAAGAACCCCAGGAAGGTCTCCTCTCCGTTGGATTCGGTTATATTGACCATCGAAACAGAGGTAAAGTTGTCCGGACTCGTTGCGTTCACCTCCGGGAAAGAGATCTCTTCCGCGACCACGGGTTCGGAAACGGTCTCGAAATATTCCAGTACCCGGTCGTTCGCCACCACCGCGAGTGCGCGTCCGTCGGAGGAAAACTCCATGCGGGTGACCGCCCCCGTGGGGAATACGTCGAGTTCGTGCTGCCAGATTATTGTACCGTTCCGGTCGAACACCCTCAGGTCTCCCTCATCGTTGCCTGCGGCAAGGACCCCCGCCCCCGGTGCATAAGAGAGTCTCCCGGCAGGCGCCCCTGACTGGTACGCCCATTCGAGGTCTCCCGAGCGGTTGTAACAGGAGACATTCCCGTCCCCGCCGGCGATAAACACACATCCCCCCTGCCCGTCCAGGGCCAGGTCGTTGATCCGGGCGAGATCCTTCGACCAGAGCCGGGTCCCGTTCCTCGCATAGAAGTTCAGCACCCCGTGGCTCCCCTCACCTCCCGCGGTGGCGATATATGCGCCGTCACCCGAGAGCTCGATCTGCCGGATTGGTTCAAGATATCCGTAAGTTCCTGTATAGGCGAAGTCCTTGGCAAACGACTTTTTCGAGCCGCTGCTCACCGTGACGAACTTCACCTGGGGGTTGCTCTCCTCCAAGGCGTATGCGAAATACTTTCCGTCCGCCGAAAGCGCCAGGTCCGCGATAATGTAGGTCTTGGGGAGGTCGTTCCACGTCCGCACTTCAAGTCCTCCCCCGTCCAGCATCACCACATTCCCCGCCCGGTCACCGGTGACGATCCGGTCGGTCCCCTGGCAGAAGTCCATGGAGGTGATCCACCCCGAGTTCCAGAACCACTGCGCGTCGCCCTCCGCGTCGAAGAGCCGGAGCGTCCCCTTGTTCTTCTCCCGGTCCTCCTGGGACGCCACCAGGTAGGCGCTCCCGTTCTGCAGGATCCCTACCTGCGCCGTACCGGGGACCCGGACTTCCATGCAGACACTCCCGTTCGGGTCATACACCCGCACCTGGCCGGTGTTGGTCCCTACCATGACCCGGGAACCGTCGTCCGAGAGGGCAAGCCCGGATATCCCCGGGATCCCCTCCTCCCACCTGAAATCCAGGGTCGTTCCCTGCGCGGAACCAGCGAGGAGCGCAATAAGCACCCCTACAAGCAACAATTTTCCCCCCCCTCGCGCCATCGGATCGATATTGCCGGGAAACAGAGAAATAATTTTCGAGAGCATAGATACTAATAACCAGGACGTATTTTATTAAATAAGGCAATTTTATCGCTTTTTCATTCCCAGTGGTTGCTGCGTCGGTCTTTCTTTCCGACGCAGGGAACCCCCGGCATATATGCGCGTGGTCAGGGAGCATCCAATCCTGACCTTCTGATTTTTCAGGCAGCCGGCACCCTCACTGATATCCCGATGGTTCAGGGAACATCCTCTCTCGACCTTCCAGTCAGATGTCCCCGGGAAATTCCCGAACTTTTGAAACCTGCGATTGAACAACAACGACGTCTCGGATCTTTCCCCGATAAACCGGTTTTTGGGAAAAACCATCGAATCATCTCCCGGTTTTCCTGGAACTCCCCCCTCGTATCCGGACTTTCGCTCACGAACCCCGGGGTTAACCCTCTGAAATTCATGGTTCCGATAGGAATATACCGGAATTCGACAATAGGACTTACCATGAAACGCATCGCCTTAATCCTTGCACTGGCGTTCGCCGCCGGAATGCTCTTCACCGCAGGGTGCGTGCAGAGTCCCGGAATCCCCGGAATCCCGACTGCATCTCCCACTTCGGGTGCCCCCGGAACACTGACCACCGGGCCCACCCAGCAGCTCCCGGCAGACTATTCAATGGAGTTCCAGGTGCAGAGCAACGGCAACAACGTCAACCCCATGATGGAGGTCTCCCTCCGGGGCGGCAACGGGTTCAACCTCGACACCCGGATCGACGTCACCCAGACCGAGCCTGACGGGAGCGTCCAGACCGCGACCATGCTCCCGCCGTTCTACCAGGGACAGACCGTCACGTTCCCCTGCAGCGCCGACAAGAACCGGATAGAGATCTGGGTCACCGCCCCCACAGGCCAGTACAAGGTATACGACCAGGTCATCCCCTTCAAGACCCTGAATCCCTACTAGGGAGATCAATTTTTTTCTCTTGTCCTTTAGTTCTCTCCCCCGAAACGGGTAATATCTCCCGTATTATCAAAACTATGCATGGGTGTCTTCTTCCGCAATCTATTGGTCTGATGGAAAACTTTCCGGGGGTAATGATCTCAGGGCTCACCCCCCGGGAACCCGGAGAATCGTTATTTGATAGCGCTGAAGGAAGCGCGAGGGGTACCGGGGAAGGGGTGGATCCGAAAAGGGGCGAAAAAAAAGATCGGAGGATATCCTGGGTTACTTATGCTGCCCTAGCGCGTTCCTCTCCTGCCGGTCGTAGTATTCGAGTGTTTCGGAGAGTCCCCACTCCAGTTTGCACTCCGGCGAGTAGCCGAAGTCCTTCTCCGCCCGGCTGATATCCGCCACCGAATGCTTCACCTCGCCGGGACGCTCCCCGGTATGTTTCGGCGAAAAAGACAACCCGAAGAGGGCCATCATCGTCTCCGCCAGGTTATTCACGCTGGTCTCCTCCCCGCACCCCACGTTATAAACCCCGGTCGCACCGCTCTGCATCGCCTTCACGTTCGCCTGCACCACGTCCTTCACGTATACGAAGTCCCTGGTCTGGTCCCCGTCGCCATAGATCAACGGCGGCTCCCCCTCGGCGAGATGAGCGATGAACTTGGGGATTACCGCCGCATAATCGGAATGCAGGTCCTGCCGGGGGCCGTAGACATTGAAATAGCGCAACGCCACCGTGGGGAGGCCGTAGAGGCTTGTAAAGAGCCGGCAGTAATATTCTCCGCCAAGCTTGGCCAGTGCATAGGGGGAGAGCGGGTCCGGGGTCATCCCTTCGTTCTTGGGCTGTTCCGGGATGTTCCCGTAGATCGCGGCCGACGAGGCGAAGACCACTTTCTTCACTCCCGCGTCACGGGCCGCGAGGAGGACGTTCAGGGTTCCGGTCAGGTTGACGTCGTGGTTTACCATAGGGTGCATGATGGATTTCTGCACCGAGACCATCGCCGCCTGGTGAAACACCCCGTCCGCCCCCCGGAACGTCTCCGCGAGGAACGCGAAGTCGGCGATCGTGTCCTGGTAAAAAGTGACCTTCTTCTGCTCCAGGAGGGGCGCGATGAACTCCTTTCTGCCCGACGAAAGGTCGTCGACAATCGCCACCTCGTGTCCCGCACCCGCGAGCGCCTCGCAGAGGTGCGACCCGATGAACCCGGCCCCGCCGGTCACGATATACCGCATGATACTCCGAGATACCATACCCGAAGAAACCAGATAAAGTTCACGCTCTGCGGGCGCGGGTAGTCTCTCTTCTTTCCGGGAGATGTATAATGATAGTCGGGATCTTACGGGGGATGCATCTGGGTTACACTCTTTATTTCCGGAACATTCCCGATCAGGATGGTTCCGCCGCTCCCGAAGGGCCCCCCGGCGGCGGATCAAGAACTCAATCCGGCGATTTTCCTGTCACATATTTTACAATCGATACTTATGAAATCACTAAGTTATTTTCCAGAATATTCTGCAGCCAACAGTCCATGCCATATCCTGTTGAGGCGCCACGTGGCGGGGCGCAGCCTCGGGAGCGTTATATTCTGTAAATTGTCTTTCGATAATCCTGTCGGGGAGTAAAAAATGTTCATCGCTCGCCAGGTGGGAATACCCCACAAGTTCCTGGAAAACGAAAAATGCGAGTTCTTCTCCCCACCGGTCCAACGGTCCCTGGAGAAGCAGGGCGGGGATCGCGGGTTACAGTTCCCGGAACCTTCCCCAGGCCGAATATCCCTTCGTGAGCAGGTAGCAGACGATCAGCACGATCAGGAGGATCCCGTCGAAAAGGGCGGTGGCCGCTGCGTCGGTCGCCGCCCCGAGGAGAATGATCCCGCTCAGTGCGAGCGCCGCCTTGTGGAACATGGAGACCTCCCACACCCCCGGATAGGCCCGCGGATTTGCGGCCAGCATGAAGAAGAGCCCGGCAAAGACCAGGTACCCGAACTCCCGCCAGAGCTCGACCATCACCGTCGAAGGCGGATACGAAGTCATGGTGAGCAGGGGGGCCATGAAGGCATACACCGCCGCGAGACCCGCGAGGGTCATCAGCACGGTGGCGACCCTGTCCCGCCAGATCCCGGGGGCGCGGATGCACATTCTTCGTTCCGGTTGATCGGTGTCGCACTCTTCCAGATCGGTCATACTCATCATCCTCTGGAGAGGGAAACCGATAAAGGTTCCACCGGCCTGACCCCGCCGCGAAGGTCTCTAGAAACATTCCTGTCTTCGCTTCCGAGCTTCGCACAATTTCAACCGGAAAAGTTCGCGATCCTCCGACAGCACGGACTTATCTTGTTGGGACACCGCAGGGGCAGGGCGTAGATCCCGGAGCGTCCTGTACTGCAGGTTTGTCTTCACCGGCAAACCCCCTGGGTCGGCAATATCCCCCACCCTTACCGATGCGTGGCTTTTCCGGGTGACAATCGCGGCAAGTCCCACGGCTCCACTGCCCATTCGGTTCCATGTGCCCGTGACGGGCTCTGTAAGTCCTCCCTGGCCTTTTTCCGGCTACCAATTCACAATGTTTTAGGGTTCTTCCGGGAACCACTGTTACGAACGTCATGGACGATCCCCCCGCCTCCGGTACGCCGTCGAACCGCCTTCTCCTGCTTACCGTCGGTATCGCCGTCTTCATGACCTCGCTCGACATCACTATCGTTAATATCAGCCTCCCCACCATCTCCCTGGAGTTCGGAGTCTCCACCGCGACCATCTCGTGGGTGATCATGGGGTACCTGCTGGTGATGTGCAGTTTTCTTCCCGCCTTCGGCAAACTGGGGGATCTGAAAGGGTATCACCGCATCTTCTCCACCGGCTACCTGGTCTTCGTGGCCGGATCGTTCCTCTGCGGGATATCGGGAAGCGCGGCGATGCTGATCGGGTCCCGGCTCCTCCAGGGGGTCGGGGCATCGATGCTCTCGGCCCTCACCACCGCGATCGTGATGATCGCGCTCCCTCGCGCCGCCAGAGGGAAGGGACTCGGGATCGTGGCCATGTTCGCCTCGCTCGGGATCGCCCTCGGGCCGGCGATCGGGGGGTTCATCACCACCTACCTCACCTGGCACTGGATATTCTTCATCAACGTCCCGGTGGGGATCGCCGGCTTCTTCATCGCGCTCCGTACCGTACCGAAAAATTCCCTGCCCGGGAGGCAGAAGTTCGACTATGCAGGAGCAGTCCTCATCTTTTTCGCAATCCTCGGTATCCTGTTCGTCCTAAACCAGGGCCAGGCGCTCGGCTGGACCTCCTTTCCCGTCGTTCTCTCGCTCCTCGGGGCGTTTGTGTTCGCCGCCCTCTTTATCCGGCGTGAACGCTCCATCCCGTACCGGGTCTTTAACATCGGCCTCTTCCGGGTCCGGGACTACGCCCTGTCAAACCTGGCCACCCTGATGGTCATGCTCGTCTTTTCCGGGGCGCTCTTTCTCCTCCCCTTCTATCTGGAGTATGTCCGGGGGCTCCCTCCCGATATCGCGGGGCTTGTGCTCACCATCCCCTCCGGGGCGATATTCCTCGCCGGACCGCTCTTCGGGGCGCTCTCCGACCGGATCGGGCCCCGCATTCCGTCCGCGGCCTCCGCGGTGGCCCTGGCCCTGGGATTCATCGCCATCGCCCGACCGGGTGTGACCGGGGACGACGCACTCCTCTATGGGGGCCTGGTACTGATCGGGCTCGGGGTCGGCGGGTTCATCCCTTCGAACAGCGTGCAGGTGATGGCGCTTGCCCCCGAAGGAGAGGTCGGGTCGGTCTCTTCCATGCTCCTTACCATACGGAACCTTGGCTCGACGCTGGGGGTCGCGGTATTCGAGGCGGTCCTGGCGGGGGTCGTCCTTGCCGGGATCACCGGTCCCTTCGTGGCAGATGCCATCCCTCCCGGACTCCTGCTGGATGCGTTCAGGGTCGCGTTCCTCTTTGGAGGGTTTACCTCGGTCCTGGCCTTCATCACCGTAATGGCCACGAGGAAAAAAAGAAAATTCGCGGCGTAACAATAAAAATCACCCAATTTGGTCTCGCAAAATTCCGGCACCACAGTGAAAATGCCCTTGAAACACCAAATGACCGAATTTCTCGGTAATTCAGATTTTTTGCGTTCATCAATAAATGGTAAGAATAGCCAAAAAAAGGAAATTATCATTCCGGCAGATCAAAAGTGGGCAGGGGCCCCGAGACCTTCGAGTCGTACCCCATTACCTTCTGGAACAGGGTGATGTCCCCGCTCGCGGTGGTGAATTCGGAATACGTCAGGTCCTCCGCCTTTGCGGCTCCAATGTCATCGATGACCGGTCCCTCCCTGGCCTCCTGGACATGCACGTTGATATACGCATCCGCGCTTCCCATTGCAGGAACGTCGCCGAAACCGGTAAGCTTCACGGAATAATCCATGGAGACGCCGGGGTCAGCCGCGTAGCCCAGGAAGTGCTCGCCAGTGGTAGTGGTGAGGGAACCTAATGTGAGGTCCATGTCGCTTCCCATCTCCTCGATGTTACAGAACGCGGGGATGAACGAGTCGACAGTTGCCGCGAAAGGACAAATGAAGTTTTCCTCCCCCTCGAATCCGGAACTTGCCCCGTCGAGGACTACGTTCTCTGACGAGGTCATCCTCCCGGTATCGAGCCCGATAAATTCCACGACTTTCGAGGTCGCGACGTTGTCAACCCCGACAGCCTGTTCGGCAGTATCGATGGACGCCGTTTTCACGTACGAGACCAGCCCCTGGTCCGCGATGGTGTCCTCGCTATACGACGTGGTGTAATAAATGAAAAGCAGATCCTCCGGCGGTATGGTGTCGCTGGAGATGATCCAGGTAAGTCCGTCGGTCTCCGTCACCGTCCCCAGTGCCTGGATCGTGGTCCCGGTGGAGAACCCCTGCGTCTCGGGGGTTTGGAAGATCCCCGTGTCGGCGAATACTCCGCCGGTCACGACTGCCAGCGTGACGATGGTCAGTAGTGCTAATGTGAAAGATTTCATTACTCCTCCTAAATTCGCCGGATTTCGGCAAAATACAGTCTTATAAAGAGATATATATAACTTCTTGATTGATCCGCAAAAGACCAGCGATCCCTGCATGAAGAGGCGTGTTCAGGACAAGCAAGGGGCCGGATCGAAGAGATCGGATCCTGAAGGACCCTATCGGAAAAAAGGGAAGAATTATCCTGTAAGTTCAGTCGGAAGCGCACCGGTAACCTTCGAGTCGAAACCCATCACTTTCTGGAAGAGCGTGATCTCGCCGGCCGCGGTGGTCGTTTCCCCGTAGACAAGGTCCTCGGCCTTGAGGAATTCTCCTTCATCGTCCCCGAGCGTCCGTGCTTCCTGTATGTGCACGTTTATGAATGCAGTTGCACTCCCCATCGCCGGGATGTCACCAAAGCCCGTGAGCTTGACAGAATAGTCCATGGCCACGCCGGGGTCACCCGACTTCGCCACATGGCGTTCATCCGTCGTGGTGGCGAGCGATCCGATGGTCAGATCCGCAGTGCTTCCCATCTGTTCGATGTTGCAGAACGTGGGAATGTACGATTCCGGTAACGACAGGAACGGACAGATGAACACTTCATCCGCATTGGGCATATACCCCATCGCTCCGTCGATGACCTCGTCTTCACTGGTTATCATTCTCCCCGTATCAAGCCCCACGAACTCGACCACTTTCGCGGTCTTGAAATTATACTGGCCCGCCACCATGGGACCGGTATCGAGTGCGGCAGACTTGGTATAAGTCACCAAGCCCTGATCGGCAATGGTATCCTCGCTATAGGACGTGGTGTAGATGATCTCTCTCATGAGGGGGAGATCGGGCGGGAGCTGATCGGTGTCGAGGGTCCAGACCAGCCCGTCCGTCTCGGTCACTGTGCCCAGCGCCTGGATCGTGGTCCCGGTGGTCAGGCCCTGGGTCTCAGGCATGTTAATCGTTCCCGTATCGGCTACAGCAGCCCCCACGAGGAACATCAGGGCGATAACGGCAGGTACGAATATCTTTTGTAACTCCATTCCTCCTCCTGTTAAACGCCGATTTTCTCGGCAAATAGAGATTTTTTTGGGTTTATTTAAATCTTCCCCTGATCTCGCCCGTAATTTTCCATGGATGACCCTGTTTCACGGAAAAAATTCGATTGCGACTCACACAGGGGACCGGATGAAAAAAAGAAAATTTCCGGATGTGTTCTGCGTGCAATTTACCCGTACCATATCCGGTAGATCGCTCCCGCCTGGTCGTCGGAGACCAGCAGGGACCCGTCTGGAAGGGTAAGCACGTCCACCGGTCTCCCCCACGCCGAAGCCCCCTGCAGCCATCCCGACGCGAACGGCTCCCAGGAGACCGCGGTCCCGTTCTCCATGGTCACGCTCACCACCTGGTACCCGACCGGCACCACCCGGTTCCAGG
This window harbors:
- a CDS encoding WD40 repeat domain-containing protein, translating into MARGGGKLLLVGVLIALLAGSAQGTTLDFRWEEGIPGISGLALSDDGSRVMVGTNTGQVRVYDPNGSVCMEVRVPGTAQVGILQNGSAYLVASQEDREKNKGTLRLFDAEGDAQWFWNSGWITSMDFCQGTDRIVTGDRAGNVVMLDGGGLEVRTWNDLPKTYIIADLALSADGKYFAYALEESNPQVKFVTVSSGSKKSFAKDFAYTGTYGYLEPIRQIELSGDGAYIATAGGEGSHGVLNFYARNGTRLWSKDLARINDLALDGQGGCVFIAGGDGNVSCYNRSGDLEWAYQSGAPAGRLSYAPGAGVLAAGNDEGDLRVFDRNGTIIWQHELDVFPTGAVTRMEFSSDGRALAVVANDRVLEYFETVSEPVVAEEISFPEVNATSPDNFTSVSMVNITESNGEETFLGFFPFPWKIAFPKLW
- a CDS encoding SDR family oxidoreductase is translated as MVSRSIMRYIVTGGAGFIGSHLCEALAGAGHEVAIVDDLSSGRKEFIAPLLEQKKVTFYQDTIADFAFLAETFRGADGVFHQAAMVSVQKSIMHPMVNHDVNLTGTLNVLLAARDAGVKKVVFASSAAIYGNIPEQPKNEGMTPDPLSPYALAKLGGEYYCRLFTSLYGLPTVALRYFNVYGPRQDLHSDYAAVIPKFIAHLAEGEPPLIYGDGDQTRDFVYVKDVVQANVKAMQSGATGVYNVGCGEETSVNNLAETMMALFGLSFSPKHTGERPGEVKHSVADISRAEKDFGYSPECKLEWGLSETLEYYDRQERNALGQHK
- a CDS encoding DHA2 family efflux MFS transporter permease subunit — protein: MDDPPASGTPSNRLLLLTVGIAVFMTSLDITIVNISLPTISLEFGVSTATISWVIMGYLLVMCSFLPAFGKLGDLKGYHRIFSTGYLVFVAGSFLCGISGSAAMLIGSRLLQGVGASMLSALTTAIVMIALPRAARGKGLGIVAMFASLGIALGPAIGGFITTYLTWHWIFFINVPVGIAGFFIALRTVPKNSLPGRQKFDYAGAVLIFFAILGILFVLNQGQALGWTSFPVVLSLLGAFVFAALFIRRERSIPYRVFNIGLFRVRDYALSNLATLMVMLVFSGALFLLPFYLEYVRGLPPDIAGLVLTIPSGAIFLAGPLFGALSDRIGPRIPSAASAVALALGFIAIARPGVTGDDALLYGGLVLIGLGVGGFIPSNSVQVMALAPEGEVGSVSSMLLTIRNLGSTLGVAVFEAVLAGVVLAGITGPFVADAIPPGLLLDAFRVAFLFGGFTSVLAFITVMATRKKRKFAA